Proteins from one Listeria innocua genomic window:
- the comGA gene encoding competence type IV pilus ATPase ComGA, whose translation MPQKLMNHITSQALRVNASDIHIHPLRNRYLLRLRVNGTLMPLLYLSFDVGEKLISFLKFQAALDISEKRKPQSGSYEKETKSEKIALRLSTMPNKDFHESMVIRIFRYKYPIPFLKSCLFPKVAKQILQLCNNQTGLFLFSGSTGSGKSSSMYSLVSSIENKTELQVITIEDPVEHYSPGFLQVEINEKANITYAPVVRSVLRHDPDILIVGEIRDFETAKIVVRAALTGHLVFSTVHAGDTYGVLLRLLEFGVSKEELAQCLLGISFQQLSHLYCVYCGSKCHPLCSHLQRKRTAIYEVITKKDIQTYFNSSYQQNKPKYTLDAIYQKGVAYGFFSPD comes from the coding sequence ATGCCACAAAAACTAATGAATCATATTACATCTCAAGCACTTCGGGTTAATGCAAGCGATATTCATATCCACCCTTTAAGGAACCGTTATTTGCTTCGTCTCCGGGTCAATGGAACACTAATGCCACTTCTCTATCTCTCCTTCGATGTTGGAGAAAAGCTAATATCATTTCTCAAATTTCAAGCTGCTCTAGATATAAGCGAAAAACGAAAGCCTCAATCTGGTAGCTACGAGAAAGAAACTAAATCTGAAAAAATAGCTTTAAGACTTTCTACCATGCCTAATAAAGACTTTCACGAAAGTATGGTAATTCGTATTTTTCGCTATAAATACCCAATCCCTTTTTTAAAGTCTTGTCTATTTCCTAAGGTAGCTAAACAAATTTTACAACTATGTAATAACCAAACAGGATTGTTTCTTTTTTCAGGGAGCACCGGTAGCGGAAAATCAAGTTCCATGTATAGTTTAGTTTCCTCTATAGAAAATAAAACTGAACTTCAAGTAATTACAATTGAAGATCCTGTTGAGCACTATTCTCCTGGTTTTCTCCAAGTGGAAATTAATGAAAAAGCTAATATCACTTATGCCCCCGTTGTTCGTTCTGTTCTTCGCCATGACCCTGATATTCTTATAGTTGGAGAAATTCGCGACTTTGAAACAGCAAAAATTGTAGTACGTGCTGCTCTAACAGGTCATTTGGTATTTAGCACTGTTCATGCTGGTGATACTTATGGAGTTTTATTAAGATTGCTTGAATTTGGCGTTAGCAAAGAAGAATTAGCTCAATGTTTACTTGGTATTAGTTTTCAACAATTATCCCATTTATATTGTGTCTATTGTGGTTCAAAGTGCCATCCACTTTGTAGCCATTTACAGCGAAAAAGAACAGCTATTTATGAAGTAATCACTAAAAAAGATATACAAACTTATTTTAATTCAAGTTATCAACAAAACAAACCTAAATATACATTAGATGCAATTTATCAGAAAGGGGTTGCTTATGGCTTTTTTTCACCGGATTAA
- a CDS encoding DUF1385 domain-containing protein produces MSKQNVPSYGGQAVVEGVMFGGRKQTVTAVRRIDGSLEYFYLEKHSPVWVMRMKKIPFLRGIVALIESSAIGSKHLAFATDRYDEDPNNPVEEEKIEKKESKIAMWLGVAVIGILSFVFAKFVMTLIPVFLAELFRPIVPGDTAQVFLESFFKLILLLTYIFAVSQTPIIKRVFQYHGSEHKVINCYEENLPLTVENVQKQSRLHYRCGSSFILFTVIVGMFIYLLVPTDPLWLRVVDRILLIPVVLGVAFEVLQLTNKCRNIPVLKYLGVPGLWLQLLTTKEPSDDQVEVAIASFNELLRVEKEGAPVDAAEPENLELLE; encoded by the coding sequence TTGAGCAAACAAAACGTGCCATCATATGGTGGACAGGCTGTTGTAGAAGGCGTCATGTTTGGCGGCAGAAAACAAACAGTTACAGCTGTTAGACGTATAGATGGTTCATTAGAATATTTTTATTTAGAAAAACATAGCCCAGTTTGGGTCATGCGTATGAAGAAAATTCCTTTTTTAAGAGGTATTGTTGCTTTAATTGAATCTAGTGCTATCGGTTCCAAACACCTCGCTTTTGCGACAGACCGATATGATGAGGATCCAAATAACCCTGTTGAAGAAGAAAAAATCGAGAAGAAAGAATCGAAAATTGCGATGTGGTTAGGTGTTGCGGTAATCGGTATCTTATCTTTCGTTTTTGCTAAATTTGTGATGACGTTAATTCCGGTCTTTTTAGCAGAGTTATTTCGCCCTATCGTTCCAGGCGACACAGCACAAGTGTTTTTAGAGAGTTTTTTCAAATTGATTCTGCTATTAACTTATATTTTTGCAGTTTCTCAGACTCCAATTATTAAACGAGTTTTTCAATATCATGGATCTGAACATAAAGTAATTAACTGTTACGAAGAAAATTTACCTTTAACAGTGGAAAATGTTCAAAAGCAGTCACGACTTCATTACCGCTGTGGTAGTAGTTTTATTTTATTTACAGTTATTGTAGGTATGTTTATTTATTTGCTAGTTCCAACTGACCCACTTTGGCTTCGGGTTGTCGACCGGATTTTACTTATTCCAGTTGTACTAGGTGTAGCATTTGAAGTTTTACAATTAACTAATAAATGCCGAAATATCCCAGTGCTTAAATATTTAGGTGTTCCTGGACTGTGGCTCCAACTTCTTACAACTAAAGAGCCGTCCGATGATCAAGTAGAAGTTGCCATTGCGTCATTCAACGAACTTTTACGTGTTGAAAAAGAAGGCGCTCCAGTTGATGCGGCTGAACCTGAGAATCTGGAACTTTTAGAATAG
- the gcvPB gene encoding aminomethyl-transferring glycine dehydrogenase subunit GcvPB encodes MNLEETMPLVFERSIPGRIGFSLPESDVPETNAGDYFDEAYLRSTPADLPELSELEIMRHYTNLSNHNFGVDSGFYPLGSCTMKYNPKINEKVARFPGFANIHPNQPESSVQGALELLYDLQTSLVEITGMDEVTLQPAAGAHGEWTGLMLIRAFHEKNGDTKRTKVIIPDSAHGTNPASAAVAGFDVVTVKSNEKGLVDVADLKKVVGEDTAALMLTNPNTLGLFEKDIVEMAEIVHAAGGKLYYDGANLNAIMAKVRPGDMGFDVVHLNLHKTFTGPHGGGGPGSGPIGVKKELIPFLPTPVLTKKDDAYTFDYNYPDSIGRVKPYYGNFGINVRAYTYIRTMGPDGLKLVTEYAVLNANYMMRKLQDAYDLPFDQVCKHEFVLSGNRQKKLGVRTVDIAKRLLDHNFHPPTVYFPLIVGEAIMIEPTETESKETLDSFIDTMLKIAKEAEENPEIVQEAPHSTYVKRLDETRAARKPVLRYQKEV; translated from the coding sequence ATGAATTTAGAAGAAACAATGCCATTAGTCTTTGAACGCTCTATTCCAGGAAGAATTGGTTTTAGTTTGCCGGAAAGTGATGTTCCCGAAACAAATGCAGGTGACTATTTTGATGAAGCATATCTTCGTTCCACACCAGCAGATTTACCTGAACTCAGTGAACTGGAAATTATGCGTCATTATACCAATTTGTCCAACCATAATTTTGGTGTAGACTCTGGTTTTTATCCGCTTGGGTCTTGTACGATGAAATATAATCCGAAAATTAATGAAAAAGTAGCTAGATTCCCCGGTTTCGCCAATATTCATCCTAACCAACCAGAAAGTTCTGTCCAAGGTGCGTTAGAGCTGCTTTATGATTTACAAACAAGTTTAGTTGAAATTACTGGAATGGATGAAGTAACGTTACAACCAGCTGCTGGGGCGCACGGTGAGTGGACTGGCTTAATGTTAATTCGTGCTTTCCATGAAAAAAATGGTGATACAAAACGTACGAAAGTAATCATTCCGGACTCTGCGCACGGTACTAATCCGGCTTCTGCGGCAGTTGCTGGCTTTGATGTCGTTACAGTTAAATCCAATGAAAAAGGACTTGTCGATGTTGCTGATTTGAAAAAAGTAGTAGGTGAGGATACAGCTGCACTAATGCTTACAAATCCAAATACATTAGGTCTTTTTGAAAAAGATATTGTTGAAATGGCAGAAATTGTCCATGCAGCTGGAGGAAAATTATACTACGATGGTGCCAACTTAAATGCAATCATGGCAAAAGTTAGACCAGGAGATATGGGCTTTGACGTAGTACATTTAAACTTGCATAAAACATTCACTGGTCCTCACGGCGGCGGTGGACCTGGTTCGGGGCCAATTGGTGTTAAAAAAGAGTTAATTCCATTCTTACCAACGCCAGTCCTTACGAAAAAGGACGATGCTTATACATTTGATTATAATTATCCTGATTCAATTGGGCGAGTGAAGCCGTATTATGGTAACTTTGGCATTAATGTGCGTGCTTATACTTATATTCGCACTATGGGGCCTGATGGTTTGAAATTAGTGACAGAGTACGCTGTTTTAAATGCCAATTATATGATGCGCAAATTACAAGACGCTTATGATTTACCATTTGACCAAGTTTGCAAACATGAATTTGTTTTAAGTGGTAATAGACAGAAGAAACTTGGCGTCCGTACAGTTGATATTGCAAAACGCTTACTAGATCATAATTTCCACCCACCAACTGTCTACTTCCCATTAATTGTTGGTGAAGCAATTATGATTGAACCGACTGAAACAGAATCGAAGGAAACACTGGATTCCTTTATTGATACAATGCTGAAAATTGCTAAAGAAGCGGAAGAAAATCCTGAAATCGTTCAAGAAGCGCCGCATAGCACATATGTGAAACGACTGGACGAAACAAGAGCTGCCAGAAAACCAGTGTTACGTTATCAAAAAGAAGTATAA
- the gcvT gene encoding glycine cleavage system aminomethyltransferase GcvT: protein MTELLKTPIHPLYAKYGAKTIDFGGWDLPVQFAGIKAEHEAVRTDAGLFDVSHMGEILVEGPDSTSYLQYLLSNDIEKIKIGKAQYNIMCYETGGTVDDLVVYKKSETEYILVVNAANTEKDYEWMVQNIVGDVTVKNASSEFGQLALQGPNAEKILSKLTDADLSSISFFGFIEDADVAGVKTIISRSGYTGEDGFEIYMQSADAGKVFEAILAEGVAPIGLGARDTLRLEAVLALYGQELSKDITPLEAGLNFAVKLKKEADFIGKQALIKQKEAGLTRKLVGIELIERGIPRHDYPVFLNDKEIGVITSGTQSPTLGTNIGLALIDTAYTELDQELEVGIRNKKVKAKVVQTPFYKRAK, encoded by the coding sequence ATGACGGAATTACTTAAAACACCGATTCATCCACTATATGCAAAATATGGTGCGAAAACCATTGATTTTGGCGGATGGGATTTACCAGTACAATTTGCTGGAATAAAAGCAGAACATGAGGCCGTGCGAACTGATGCAGGGTTATTTGACGTGTCCCATATGGGCGAAATTTTGGTGGAAGGTCCTGACAGTACTTCTTATTTACAGTATTTGTTATCTAACGACATAGAGAAAATAAAAATAGGGAAAGCACAATATAATATTATGTGCTATGAAACGGGCGGAACAGTAGATGATTTAGTTGTTTATAAGAAATCAGAAACCGAATACATACTTGTCGTCAATGCGGCAAATACAGAAAAAGATTATGAGTGGATGGTTCAAAATATTGTTGGGGATGTTACAGTTAAAAATGCCTCTTCAGAGTTTGGACAGTTAGCTTTACAGGGACCAAATGCAGAAAAAATCCTTTCTAAATTAACAGATGCGGACTTAAGCTCTATAAGCTTCTTTGGTTTTATAGAAGATGCTGATGTTGCTGGAGTGAAAACAATTATATCGAGAAGTGGATACACTGGAGAAGATGGTTTTGAAATATACATGCAAAGTGCGGATGCTGGAAAAGTATTCGAGGCAATCTTGGCTGAAGGTGTAGCGCCAATCGGTCTTGGAGCTCGTGATACGCTACGTCTAGAAGCAGTTCTTGCACTTTACGGTCAAGAATTGAGTAAAGATATTACTCCACTTGAAGCCGGTCTTAATTTTGCAGTGAAATTAAAAAAAGAAGCAGATTTTATCGGAAAACAAGCACTTATCAAGCAAAAAGAAGCGGGACTAACGAGAAAATTAGTTGGGATTGAATTGATTGAGCGAGGCATACCGCGTCACGACTATCCAGTATTTCTAAATGATAAAGAAATTGGAGTTATCACTTCTGGCACCCAATCTCCAACTCTTGGCACCAATATCGGTTTAGCGTTAATAGATACTGCTTATACTGAATTAGACCAAGAACTAGAAGTCGGAATTCGAAATAAGAAAGTAAAAGCAAAAGTAGTACAAACACCATTTTATAAACGCGCAAAGTAA
- the comGB gene encoding competence type IV pilus assembly protein ComGB produces the protein MAFFHRINWKDDGEFLIRIASLLDKGFSLESAISYLSITTPKHSERYRQIIASLAVGNSFSYALRQSEFPEFICSQLHYASNHGFFIQTIQETGIHMKRKAEEKNALMKTFQYPLVLFSTVIVVFFLLRIFLLPKFELLFSQLASNGSLGTNFTYFLLEKMPIILGAILLTLFLFVGFIIRKQNKKSAYERAYFYCRVPYIKQFVKIHYSQYFSREIGYLLKSGLSISHVMQLFARDDSPAFFRSIAKHIIPSLEAGLSLTNALEKMPIFEKELYYIAIHGEKNGNLAEEFLFYYNLCHQKVLQKTEKLFSFIQPIVFIIIGVLIISIYLSILYPMFSMVNQI, from the coding sequence ATGGCTTTTTTTCACCGGATTAATTGGAAAGACGATGGCGAATTTTTAATAAGAATTGCTAGTTTACTTGATAAAGGCTTTTCGTTGGAGTCAGCTATTAGTTATTTAAGCATCACCACTCCTAAACATAGCGAGCGATATAGGCAAATTATCGCTTCCCTTGCAGTTGGCAACTCTTTTTCTTATGCCCTTAGACAAAGCGAGTTTCCAGAGTTTATTTGTTCTCAACTTCATTACGCCTCTAATCATGGTTTTTTTATTCAAACAATCCAAGAAACAGGCATTCATATGAAAAGAAAAGCTGAAGAAAAAAACGCCTTAATGAAAACATTTCAATATCCACTAGTTTTATTTTCAACAGTTATTGTAGTATTTTTCTTGCTTCGAATATTTCTTTTACCAAAATTCGAACTTTTATTTTCGCAACTTGCAAGTAATGGTTCACTTGGCACTAATTTCACTTATTTTTTGCTTGAAAAAATGCCGATTATATTAGGTGCTATTTTGCTCACTCTCTTTCTATTTGTTGGTTTTATTATTAGAAAGCAAAATAAAAAATCAGCTTATGAACGCGCTTATTTTTATTGTCGTGTCCCTTATATAAAACAGTTCGTCAAAATCCATTATTCGCAATATTTTTCACGAGAAATAGGTTACCTATTAAAAAGCGGCCTTTCTATTTCTCATGTTATGCAATTGTTTGCGCGAGATGACTCCCCGGCTTTTTTTCGTTCGATAGCCAAGCATATTATTCCTTCACTTGAAGCCGGTTTATCTTTAACAAACGCATTAGAAAAAATGCCTATTTTTGAAAAAGAACTATATTACATTGCTATACATGGAGAAAAAAATGGTAATTTAGCAGAAGAATTTTTATTCTATTACAATTTATGCCATCAAAAAGTTTTACAAAAAACAGAAAAACTATTTTCATTTATCCAACCAATTGTTTTTATAATTATCGGAGTTTTAATCATATCGATTTATTTATCAATTTTATATCCAATGTTTTCCATGGTAAATCAAATTTAG
- a CDS encoding M24 family metallopeptidase yields the protein MSKLTKIQETLGKEKIEAVLVTSEFNRRYVSGFTGTSGVALILPEKAYFVTDFRYTEQAAKQAEGYEIVKHEGPIFDTVEDLLIKNDTKTLHFEADYVTVSEFKQMERLFNRQLIPLTGFFEEMRKVKTASELKAIRTACDIADAAFAHIIKFIKPGMAEIEVSNELEFFMRRAGATSSSFDTIVASGVRSALPHGVASDKKIEVGDFVTMDYGCYYDGYCSDMTRTIAVGEPAEKLKEIYQITLDAQLKVIDSLKPGMTGIEADAIARDYIASFGYGDAFGHSLGHGIGLEIHEGPNLSFKSPQKLEVGHVVTDEPGIYLPGIGGVRIEDDLLITETGNEILIHSPKELIIL from the coding sequence ATGTCTAAATTAACTAAAATTCAAGAAACACTTGGCAAGGAAAAGATAGAAGCAGTTCTTGTTACAAGTGAATTTAATAGAAGGTATGTCTCAGGTTTCACTGGAACTAGCGGTGTAGCACTCATTTTACCTGAAAAAGCATATTTTGTAACAGATTTTAGATATACAGAACAAGCGGCTAAACAAGCTGAGGGATACGAGATTGTTAAACATGAAGGACCGATTTTTGATACAGTAGAAGATTTACTAATTAAAAATGATACAAAAACACTGCATTTCGAAGCGGATTATGTAACGGTATCAGAATTTAAACAAATGGAACGCTTGTTTAATCGTCAATTAATTCCTCTTACTGGATTTTTTGAAGAAATGCGTAAAGTAAAAACAGCGAGCGAATTGAAAGCTATTCGGACGGCTTGTGACATTGCAGACGCTGCATTTGCGCATATTATTAAGTTCATTAAACCAGGAATGGCAGAAATTGAAGTATCCAATGAACTAGAATTCTTTATGAGACGTGCTGGAGCTACATCATCTTCGTTTGATACAATTGTTGCTTCGGGTGTTCGCTCTGCACTTCCGCATGGTGTTGCTTCTGATAAAAAAATTGAGGTTGGCGACTTTGTAACGATGGATTACGGTTGTTACTATGACGGTTACTGCTCTGATATGACAAGAACAATTGCTGTCGGTGAACCTGCTGAAAAATTAAAAGAAATTTATCAAATTACTTTAGATGCGCAATTAAAAGTAATTGATAGCTTAAAACCAGGTATGACTGGAATTGAAGCAGATGCCATTGCACGTGATTATATTGCTTCCTTTGGTTATGGCGATGCATTTGGACATTCATTAGGTCACGGGATTGGATTAGAAATTCACGAAGGACCTAATTTATCATTCAAAAGCCCTCAAAAATTAGAAGTTGGTCACGTTGTTACAGATGAACCAGGAATTTATTTGCCAGGAATTGGCGGGGTTAGAATTGAAGATGATCTTTTAATTACAGAAACTGGTAATGAGATTTTAATTCATTCACCAAAAGAATTAATTATTTTATAA
- the gcvPA gene encoding aminomethyl-transferring glycine dehydrogenase subunit GcvPA, producing the protein MAKHRYLPMTEQDEKEMLEVIGVKSIDDLFQDIPEKIRFKRDYDLKPAKSEPALLRELSKLASKNANTSEYASFLGAGVYSHYIPTVVDHVISRSEFYTAYTPYQPEISQGELQAIFEFQTMIAELTGMDLANSSMYDGGTALAEAAMLASGHTKRKKILISGAVHPESINVLKTYATGQHIEVEVIPEVDGKTDIDVLKKALSDDIAGFVVQYPNFYGQVEPLAELEKLVHENNSLLLVSSNPLSLGLLTPPGEFGADIVVGDSQVFGIPESFGGPHCGFFAVTNKLMRKVPGRLVGETVDENGKRGYVLTLQAREQHIRRDKATSNICSNQALNALASSVAMATLGKTGLVEMAKQNLDKSHYAKQKFRENGFEVLFSDGFFNEFVVKLSKPIKEVNESLLDEGIIGGYDLGFYDAKYEQHMLVAVTEMRTKEEIDAFVASLEGVK; encoded by the coding sequence ATGGCAAAACATCGTTATTTACCAATGACGGAACAAGATGAGAAGGAAATGCTTGAAGTGATAGGGGTTAAGTCGATTGATGACTTATTTCAAGATATTCCAGAAAAAATTAGATTTAAGCGGGATTATGATTTAAAACCGGCAAAATCAGAACCGGCGTTGTTACGAGAATTATCTAAACTTGCCTCTAAAAATGCCAATACTTCAGAATATGCATCCTTTTTAGGAGCTGGTGTATATAGTCACTATATTCCAACTGTGGTAGATCACGTTATTTCTCGTTCAGAATTCTATACAGCTTATACGCCTTATCAGCCAGAGATTTCGCAAGGGGAGCTACAGGCGATTTTTGAATTCCAAACGATGATTGCAGAATTAACTGGAATGGATTTAGCGAATTCCTCCATGTATGATGGTGGAACAGCTCTTGCCGAAGCAGCGATGTTAGCAAGCGGACATACTAAACGCAAAAAAATCCTTATTTCAGGGGCGGTTCATCCAGAAAGCATTAATGTCCTAAAAACCTACGCTACAGGTCAACATATTGAAGTTGAAGTTATTCCTGAAGTGGATGGTAAAACGGATATAGATGTTCTAAAAAAAGCTCTTTCCGATGATATTGCAGGGTTTGTTGTACAATATCCGAACTTTTATGGCCAAGTAGAACCTTTAGCAGAATTAGAAAAATTGGTTCATGAAAATAATTCTTTACTTCTTGTTTCAAGTAACCCGCTATCTCTTGGCTTACTGACGCCACCAGGAGAATTTGGTGCGGATATTGTTGTTGGTGACTCCCAAGTGTTTGGTATTCCAGAATCATTTGGTGGACCGCACTGTGGTTTCTTTGCGGTAACAAATAAATTAATGCGTAAAGTTCCTGGACGTTTAGTCGGGGAAACGGTAGATGAAAATGGGAAACGTGGTTACGTCCTAACATTGCAAGCACGCGAACAACATATTCGCCGCGATAAAGCTACTTCCAATATTTGTTCAAACCAAGCATTAAATGCATTAGCTTCTTCAGTTGCTATGGCGACACTTGGAAAAACTGGGCTAGTAGAGATGGCGAAACAAAATCTTGATAAATCTCATTATGCTAAACAAAAATTCCGCGAAAATGGCTTTGAAGTATTATTTTCTGATGGTTTTTTCAATGAATTTGTAGTTAAGCTTTCTAAACCAATTAAAGAAGTAAATGAATCGCTTCTAGATGAAGGAATTATTGGCGGTTATGACCTCGGTTTCTATGATGCTAAATACGAACAACATATGCTTGTAGCTGTCACAGAGATGCGTACAAAAGAAGAAATTGATGCCTTTGTGGCAAGCTTGGAGGGTGTAAAATGA
- a CDS encoding rhodanese-like domain-containing protein — MISWIIAIIILVILLGYEIYQFVMRRKALKVLTEEEFKKGYRKAQLIDVREPNEFDAGHILGARNIPVTQMKNRTTEIRQDLPVYLYCQTAQRSNRAAIMLYKRGYKDVYQLKGGYRKWTGKTKSK; from the coding sequence TTGATTAGTTGGATTATAGCAATTATCATTCTGGTTATTCTTTTAGGATACGAAATTTACCAGTTTGTAATGCGACGTAAAGCACTAAAAGTTTTAACAGAAGAAGAGTTTAAAAAAGGTTATCGTAAAGCACAGTTAATTGATGTTCGCGAGCCAAATGAATTCGATGCTGGACATATTCTCGGAGCTAGAAATATCCCAGTTACACAAATGAAAAATCGGACAACAGAGATTCGTCAAGATTTACCAGTTTACTTATACTGCCAAACAGCACAACGCAGTAACCGCGCAGCTATTATGCTGTATAAACGTGGTTATAAAGATGTTTATCAGCTTAAAGGCGGCTATCGTAAATGGACAGGTAAAACAAAATCTAAATAA
- the efp gene encoding elongation factor P, translating to MISVNDFKTGLTIEVDNGIWRVLDFQHVKPGKGAAFVRSKLRNLRTGAIQEKTFRGGEKVAKAQIDNRKMAYLYADGTNHVFMDNESYEQIELPEDQIAHELKFLKENMEINIIMYQGETIGIDLPNTVELVVTATDPGIKGDTSSGGSKPATLETGLVVQVPFFVNEGDKLVINTTEAAYVSRA from the coding sequence ATGATTTCAGTAAATGACTTTAAAACAGGGTTAACAATAGAAGTAGATAATGGTATTTGGCGTGTGCTAGATTTCCAACATGTAAAACCCGGAAAAGGAGCAGCATTTGTTCGTTCCAAATTACGTAATCTTCGTACAGGTGCAATCCAAGAAAAAACATTCCGTGGTGGCGAAAAAGTTGCAAAAGCGCAAATTGATAATCGTAAAATGGCTTACTTATACGCTGATGGTACAAATCATGTATTCATGGATAATGAGTCTTATGAACAAATTGAGCTTCCAGAAGACCAAATTGCTCATGAGCTTAAATTCTTAAAAGAAAATATGGAAATTAATATTATCATGTATCAAGGCGAAACAATCGGTATTGATTTACCTAACACAGTAGAATTAGTTGTTACTGCAACTGATCCTGGAATTAAAGGTGATACTTCTTCAGGTGGTTCTAAACCAGCCACTCTTGAAACTGGCCTTGTTGTCCAAGTGCCATTTTTCGTTAATGAAGGAGACAAACTAGTAATTAATACAACCGAAGCGGCATATGTTTCTCGGGCGTAA